The sequence TTCAAAAGCTAATAAAGCATTTGCAATCGCTTGGTCAACTTGAGCTAGTTCGGTATTATTCAAATCGCCAAAACCAATTTTTCCAGTTTCGGATTGTTCTTGAATTTCTTTTGGTGAAAGAAACGACATTAACCTAATTCCCTCACGTTTTTCATTATAACGTTTGACTTCACTTTTAACGCATTCTTCAATAAGTTCTTTTAAAGTTTGTGGTTGTTTTTCGATTTCAAAATCCAACAAATGAATTTTCTTTTTACCTAATCGTTTCAATTGTAAAGTTATAATCGACATAAATTTCAATCGTTTAAAACAGGATTAAACCGTTTAGTGAAACCGTTTAATCCTATTTATTTTTATTATTTATTAATCTGAGCTAAAATCGTTGGGTCTTTGATTTTATCATCTTGAGCCAAGAATCGCATTTTAGTAATAATTTCTGCTGACTTTGGGTCGTCGTCAACAAAAGGTAAAAATACGCGTCCTCGATGTTGGCTGTGAACCGGAATAATCGATAATTGTAAGCCGTTTTTACTCACCAAACCGCTTCCTAGATGAATCGAATATTCACCTAATTTTCCTTTGATTAAAATATGACGTTCTTTAACCTCAACATTGTCTAACTTAAACAATCGTGCAGATTCTCGCGCCAAAACGCCTCGCATTTGCATAGAACTGTGACTTGCTTCTGGGTCAACTCCACCAACATGAGCAACACTTACAACCAAATCAACATCGCGCATGACTTCACTAAAAATGACCGAATTAATCTCTGTTAGCGGAACTACTTTATTGTCGTTTAATGAATGAAAACAAACATATTCTAAAGTTGGCGCTTCAACATCCGAAGGTGAGAACCAATCCGCCATGGCATAAAGTGTAACCCAAATTCCTTCTTTATGAAACACTTTTTGAAGTCCGTCTTCATAATTTACAGTCCAACCACGACCACGCAACAAAGCAACGGTTTTATTCGTTTGAATTTGATGTCCTTGATAACGTTCCGAACGATTGCTGTGTTCGATTTCATCTTTTGTAGGAACGTACAATTCTCTAAATACTTGTTTGAAAGGCTGAATGATTTCATTTTCGAACAGATATTTCTGATACAAATCCCATTGTACAGCCTGATACAGATGTGCAGGATGCGCAATAACAAATGTATCTGTTTCTTTAGTTTTTATTGATTTACCATCTAAATTGACGATTTGGTCATCTTTCCAAAAACCAGAATCGTTAGTTTTTAAATTAATCAAAACCAATTTTCCTAACATCGCTCTTACAATCGGATGTTCCATAATCTTTTGCAATTCGGCTACCGTAAACGAATCGCGACGAATCATTGCATTTTCTAAAGATTGCTTAGTTCTTGAAAATTGTTTGTTTAAATACGTTTTTCCTTCTTTAAGTTCATCTAAACGTTTGTCTTTTTTAAATTTTGTAGGAATTGATTTTTGTTCTTTTCCATCTTTTGTTATAAATAAATCGGCTTTTCCTTCGTCATCAATTTTGATTTCAATGGTTGTAGTTTCATCCAATTGAAGCAAAGAATTCGACATGATTTTTTGAGTCGCTTTTCCTTCCATCGCCCAACTAAAACGAATACTGTCATCAAAACCAGCATTTCGAGCCAAATTATCTAAACCAATTTCAACTGCATTTTTCTCGCTTTCACGACGTTGCGCACCAAATTGTTTACTTTCTTTTAAAAACGTTTGTAAAAGATTGTATCGTTTTAATAAATCTGCTTCAGGATTTGCTTTACTAATCGGAATTAATCCTAAAGCCATAACGTAATCTTTATCTCGCTTTTCAGTGATTTTAGCAATGGTTTCAGTAATTTTAATTTCGCCCAACATCACAGATGAATATATTTTTACACGACGATAACCCATTCCGTCAGATAAATATTTGGCGGCTTCGTGTACCAATTTCCAATTGGTTTTTCCTAAGTTGCTATAAACTTTATGAAACCATTCAATATCAATTGCTCCTTGTTGAAAATCGTTTTTAGGCACATTAGAATATCGTGAAATAATGGTTTCTTTTTCGGCATTCATGTAATCTGTTGTGTGCGCCAAAAACCACCAGACGGCTTCTTTAAGACTTTTAATTTTTAAATAATCGCCAATCCAATCAGCCCATTGCGTTGCATAACAAGCTGTTTCGACCAAACGTTTTTTATCGAATTTATTTTGTGCTAATTCAGTAGAAAACTCTTTATACATTTCTAAATCAGAAGCTTCGCATAATTTTAAAATCTTACTAAAAGTATGCTTTTTAGAAACGTTGGTTCCGTAAGAATATCCGCGGTCAAAATTATCTTTTCCCATGCGTTGAAGTACCTCAAAGAAATATTGCATGCCTTCAATTTTGTTCAAACTGTTGATGTAGATTGAAGCTTCTGTAGGTAATTCGCCACGTTCAAGTTCTACTTGAAGCAAATTCTTTTTTAAAGTTTCATTCAATTTAGGAATTTCGAAATTCTCAAATCTTTTGGTATAATAATTTTGTCCGCCGTCAAGCAGATAAAAGAAATCTTTATTCAAAAGAGAAATAAACAACATATCATCTTTGCCGATTTTTCCATCGTTAAACAATTTTAAAGTTAAGGACGGAAACGGAATTTCTAAATCGTTTCTTTTTTCAGGATTTAAAACTTTTGATAAATACGGAATCACATCTTGGATTTTTTCAACGTTTTCTGGTTGCGCAATTTCTTGTGCCAAAAGATACATTTGTAAATTCCAAAAACGCAACATTTGTTCTGCATCAAAAAATGGAGTTTCGTTTTCGTTGATGTAATAAGTAAAACTTGGAATTACAGAAGTCCAATGTGTTTTTGAATAATAACTTCCATCGTTATATTTAATTGTTTTACATTCTTCAGGAAAATGAAAAATAGAATCTTCTAAAACATCTAATTTATATGATAAAAGCATTTTTTTATCGGCATAAACATCTAATATATGTTCCAAGATTGTAACGATTTTACTTGTACGACTGTTCCAATAGTAATTACCTTTATCAAAATTAATGTTCTCGAATTTTGGTAAATAATTTTGTTTAAATTCAAATAACTTTGGATTTTTTATTCGTTCATCATAATGCGCTCTACAGAAATGAGTAACTGTAAATAATTCAAAATCATTAAGTTTCGATTTATTATACCATTCTTTCCAAAGTTCTGCCAATGGAAGGTTATTCAATTTATCTTCAGCAGAAAAATCTTCTGTAACTTTCTTTAAACGATTTAATCTATTCTTCAGAATTGTAGTTTCAATTTCACCTTGCCAACCTTCTGATTGATATTCGTAATCTTTATTTTTCTCGAAAATATCAATCAATCTATTTACTTCTTTTACGGTTTTATCCGAGTTAATTAAATCTTTAAATAAAAAACCAGAAGTAGGTATCAATCCCAAGAATTTCTTAGGTCTTTTAAATCTTTCTTGTGGTAAAACTAATGGCGATAAATGTTCGTAATTGATAGCTCCGAAACCATTTATATAATTAAATTCTGTAGTGACTTTTGTAAGTTTATCGATAAAAACTTGTTCGTTTTTAGAAAGCTTTCTTATTTTATAAATGGCAACCTGGTCCGCAACAAAACTT comes from Flavobacterium sp. I3-2 and encodes:
- a CDS encoding DUF4132 domain-containing protein, with amino-acid sequence MIPREQVDSFLSKQSKINVSKSDLENYTEPYKNLGLIIINKRKSEKQSSVELFKEQFGEDSNINPWETNEGQKLALLLFGEIRAPYISDIWNSLNQLPFQSGYYKRPFRLPVSDAHISIKLQELSEFYSFGNSGIAKLSINEQIQYSSYYPYQEFGLFLAAVLEKHQDEFYPLLEEIILGEDEIGGVSREIIKGLLISENPVNHLLVEKLLIAAQLQEGLRQTILETLDFTSVVALKRFIKIILDNNLARFSSVVRAIDTWFGFGWEAPKTATVKRILELADLYLNDQTQIENALKSKDNLEVYIALWSKGIYHVDEANKLAFDLFFDEKTDKIKRLVCMFFVSETRRTRTEIVEFAEKHLGEDIEIDYWMLRNFPDFELSDSLFEKMKSCANSLPNDGKTFEDRGFSWVKYTVKPSFFYEKILDYANEKQLIELSQDLSKISSDVREKFMRKIFPNHYTYSWYYGNSNKDKTAKVELEENSWKRNMARQAISDRNASVSATGVTLFKKMELFDEDIEILENLLSRKGKDLRKASIEILISQPDTRVQKSTQKLVTSSNLDQRLAGLEMLTILDETERVQSFVADQVAIYKIRKLSKNEQVFIDKLTKVTTEFNYINGFGAINYEHLSPLVLPQERFKRPKKFLGLIPTSGFLFKDLINSDKTVKEVNRLIDIFEKNKDYEYQSEGWQGEIETTILKNRLNRLKKVTEDFSAEDKLNNLPLAELWKEWYNKSKLNDFELFTVTHFCRAHYDERIKNPKLFEFKQNYLPKFENINFDKGNYYWNSRTSKIVTILEHILDVYADKKMLLSYKLDVLEDSIFHFPEECKTIKYNDGSYYSKTHWTSVIPSFTYYINENETPFFDAEQMLRFWNLQMYLLAQEIAQPENVEKIQDVIPYLSKVLNPEKRNDLEIPFPSLTLKLFNDGKIGKDDMLFISLLNKDFFYLLDGGQNYYTKRFENFEIPKLNETLKKNLLQVELERGELPTEASIYINSLNKIEGMQYFFEVLQRMGKDNFDRGYSYGTNVSKKHTFSKILKLCEASDLEMYKEFSTELAQNKFDKKRLVETACYATQWADWIGDYLKIKSLKEAVWWFLAHTTDYMNAEKETIISRYSNVPKNDFQQGAIDIEWFHKVYSNLGKTNWKLVHEAAKYLSDGMGYRRVKIYSSVMLGEIKITETIAKITEKRDKDYVMALGLIPISKANPEADLLKRYNLLQTFLKESKQFGAQRRESEKNAVEIGLDNLARNAGFDDSIRFSWAMEGKATQKIMSNSLLQLDETTTIEIKIDDEGKADLFITKDGKEQKSIPTKFKKDKRLDELKEGKTYLNKQFSRTKQSLENAMIRRDSFTVAELQKIMEHPIVRAMLGKLVLINLKTNDSGFWKDDQIVNLDGKSIKTKETDTFVIAHPAHLYQAVQWDLYQKYLFENEIIQPFKQVFRELYVPTKDEIEHSNRSERYQGHQIQTNKTVALLRGRGWTVNYEDGLQKVFHKEGIWVTLYAMADWFSPSDVEAPTLEYVCFHSLNDNKVVPLTEINSVIFSEVMRDVDLVVSVAHVGGVDPEASHSSMQMRGVLARESARLFKLDNVEVKERHILIKGKLGEYSIHLGSGLVSKNGLQLSIIPVHSQHRGRVFLPFVDDDPKSAEIITKMRFLAQDDKIKDPTILAQINK